atatatatatatatatacatacatacatacatatatatacatacatacatatatatatatatatatacatatatatatatatatatatatatatatatatatatatatatatatatatatatatatatatatatatacatatttatttatatatatatatatgtatatatatatatatatatatatatatatatatatatatatatatatatatatatatatatatatatatatatatatatatatatatatatatatatatatattgtatatatatatatatatatatatatatatatatatatatatatatatatatatatatatatatatatatatatatatatatatatgtatgtatatatatatattatatatatatatatatatatatatatatatatatatatatatatatatacatatacatacatatgtatatatatatatatatatatatatatatatatatatatatatatatatatatgtatatatatatatatatatgtatatatatatatatatatatgtatatatatatacatatatatatatatatgtatatatatatatatatgtatatatatatacatatatatatatatatgtatatgtatatgtatatatatatatatatatatatatatatatatatatatatatatatatatatatatatatatatatatatatatatatatatatatatattatatatatatatatatatatatatgtatatatatatatatatagtatatatatatatatgtatatatatatatatatatatatatatatatatatatatatatatatatatatatgtatatatatatatgtatatatatatatatgtatatatatatatatatatatatatatatatatatatatatatatatatatatatatatatatatatatgtatgtatatatatatatgtatatatatatatatatatatatatatatgtgtatatatatatatatgtatatatatatatatatatatatatatatatatatatatatatatatatatatgtatatatatatatatatatatatatatatatatatatgtatatatatatatatatatatatgtatatatatataatatatatatatatatagtatatatatatatatatatataatatatatatatatgtatatatatatactatagtatagatatatatatatatatatatatatatactatatatagtatatatatattaatatatatatatatattatatatatatatatatatataatataatatatataatattatatataatatatctatatactgTATagatctatatatctatatatatatatatatatatatatatatatatatatatatatatatatatatatatatatatatatatatatatatatatatatatatatatatatatatatatatatatatatatatatgtatatgtatatatatatatgtatatgtatatatatatatatatatatatatatatatatatatatatatatgtatatatatatatatatatatatgtatatatatatatatatatatatatatatatatatatatatatatatatatatatatatatatatatatatatatatatatatatatatatatatatatatatatatatatatatatatatatatatatatatatatatatatatatatatatatatgtatatatatatatatgtatatatatatatatatgtatgtatatatatatatgtatgtatatatatatatatatatatatatatatatatatatatatatatatatatatatatatatatatatatctatatatatatatatatatatgtatatatatatatatatatatatatatatatatatatatatatatatatatatatatatatatatatatatatatattaaagtttaaGAAGCTAAAGCTACTCTTCTCTCAGTTCAAGGGCAACTCCATCAACACCCCTTGAATATTTCTTTGGCTCAGCATGAACGTGATGTTGCAGCAAGGTATATGAAAATGAAAGAGGGACTACAGTTCCTTTTTGCAACAAAGAGGTAAGATCTACTGGTTTAAACATGGAGATGACAACACCAGCTTATTACATCCCAGCATTAAACATAGAAGAATTCATAATAGAGCGAACTCTCTTCTTATTAAAGGTTGCACAGTTACTGATCCTTTACAGATACAACAAGCtttccaaaaattttatgttgatcTCTGTTGTTACAAGATGGAAAACTGGAAGAAATTGAATATGAATGTCATTCGCTCTGGTCATGTTCTTAGTAATGATCACTGGGAGCTACTCAATTTGTCTTTTTCTCCCGAGGAAATCAAAATGCTCTTTGGAGTATTCCAAATGATAAAGCCTGAGGTCTTGATGGGTATAATAGTAAATTTTATAAGTCAGCCTGGTCCATTATGGGAAAAGACGTTATCAATGCTATCCAAGAATTCTTTGTTACTGGGAGATTACTTAAAACTCGGAACATCACTTCTGTTACCTTAATTCCTAAGGTAGCTTGTCCCGCTCACCCAGGTTATTATAGGCCTAAATCCTGTTgtcatatattatataaatgcATCTCGAAATTAATTTGTTCTAGATTAAAGATGGTTTTAGGCTTTCTCATCAATCAAGCACAAGGAGACTTTGTTGCGAACCGTAGCATTCTTCACAATGTTCTCCTATGCCAGGATATTGTCAAGCATTATTCTCGTAAGGATTGCCTCCACAGCTGTTTTCTCAAGATAGATCTTCGCAAAGCTATGATACTGTGGACTGGAGTTTCATCAAGGAGATGCTTGTTGCCTTGCAATTTCCTACTCACTTTATCAGTATTGTGATGACTTGTATATCCCAACGAAGGCTTTCAATGCTCAGAGGGGTCTTAGATAAGGAGATCCTATGTATCCCCTTCTTTTTGTCATAGGGATGGAGTATCTATCTAGGATTCTCGTATATGAGAGTAGTTTGCATTCTTTCGGGTTTCACCCCAGACGTAGGAGAACCAAGCTGACTCATTTATGCTTTGCTGACAACCTGATTCTTTTGTGTAGAGCTGATCTTAACTCAGTGAAGAATCTTGTACTTTGTATTGACTCTTTTTCTCAGGTCTCGGGGCTTGCTGCTAATTCGTCAAAGTCAGCCATTTATACTGCTGGAGTTCCTCATCAGTTGAGTCAGAAGATAGCAACCTCTACTTAATTTCCACTAGGGAAGCTGCCTTTCCGTTACCTTGGTGTTCCACTATCTTCCAAGCGTCTCTCACTAGCTGATTATGAAGTACTTGTTGACAAGATGACTTATAGGATCAAATCATGGAATGCTAAACTCTTATCATTCACAGCTAGGCTACAACTTGTGAACTCAGTCCTTATGAGCATTTCTTCTTATTAGTGTCAAATATTCATCCTTCCTAAGAAGGTAATTAACTTGATTAATTCTTTTTGTCGATCATTCCTCTGGTTTGGTGTTAGTGATAATTCTAAGCCAGGAAACATGAATTGGTCAAAGGTCTGCATCCCAAAGAAATTTGGGGGTTTGGGAATTCGTAATCTCCATTTATGGAATCTAGCTGCCATTGGGAAGGTTGCTTGACATGTTAGCACACTCAGTGAGTCCttatgggtcaaatgggtccATGTAGTGTATACGAAAGGAGGCAATTGGGCCATCTTTAATCCCCCTCTACTGCAAGCTAGACTATGCGGAAAATATGTCAGACTAAAGACATCCTACTACCATATATCCAGCAGTCTGAGTACTCCATTAAACATGTATATGAAACTTGTCAAGGTGATATGACAAGATTTAGGTGGGACAATATTGTGTGGCATAGGCTATCAATTCCGCAAACGCGGTTTATTTTATGGATGGTAATGAATGATGTGCTGAAAATAAAAGTTAAGTTACGAAAAATAGGATCTGTATCGGATGATTTATGTACTCTTTGTGGCCTTCGAGCTGAAACAGTAGACCACCTATTCTTCCAATGTGTCTTCAGTAAGTCCTGCTTGGAACTCCTAAAGGCTTGGCTTAATATCAGATGCAATATAGGAATACTCAGTAAGCTTGACTCAAGGAAATGGGGTGTTAATAAAGCTACGAAAGGTGCGGTTATAGCTACCCTTGCTTGCCTAGCCTATCAAGTTTGGAAATCTCGTAATGAAGCCGTATGGATGGGCTACGTTAGACCAGCACATACCGTTGTTGATCACATTAAGTTCGATGTGCGAACAAGACTTAAAGCCCTGGATGCTGCTGTGATGTTAGCTGACTAGGCTGAGTTTGTTTATTTCAGTCTGTTTGCATACTACTGTGTTCATGACTCTTTTCTCTGATTCCTCCTCCCccttgcacatgaagagtgaatGGGAGAAACCCTTCATAGAAGGTGGGCTCCTTCTTCATATTGATGCAATATAGGTTTTGGTCGAATTCAGTTTTGTACTTTGTATTGTTTTcgaatttatgaaattttaatttttccaaacaaaaaaataataagttcGTGGATATCTGTTGTAAGTTAGGATCTCGGTCTGTAAGGAGGCGCCGATGAGGTTTTCTTCAGAGGTGGGGAAAGATCTTAAGCCAGCCGATATCCTACTTTTTAATTGGCTTCATGGCAAAGATACATGTGTGGATGTTATTGGAGCTTCACCCTTTGCTAGCACAGGAGTCTCCTCATGGGCCCCTGGTGTCTCTTTAGTCAATGCCACAGaaataaagagaaagaaataCACTGCTAAGTGCGAGAATGGTTATAAATTTTTCCCCTTTGCTTTCTCCACTTCTGGGGAGCTAGGTGAAAACGCGCTCCACATGTTATCAAAAATTGCATCGTTTTCTT
The sequence above is drawn from the Amaranthus tricolor cultivar Red isolate AtriRed21 chromosome 5, ASM2621246v1, whole genome shotgun sequence genome and encodes:
- the LOC130813443 gene encoding uncharacterized protein LOC130813443, giving the protein MRKICQTKDILLPYIQQSEYSIKHVYETCQGDMTRFRWDNIVWHRLSIPQTRFILWMVMNDVLKIKVKLRKIGSVSDDLCTLCGLRAETVDHLFFQCVFSKSCLELLKAWLNIRCNIGILSKLDSRKWGVNKATKGAVIATLACLAYQVWKSRNEAVWMGYVRPAHTVVDHIKFDVRTRLKALDAAVMLAD